The Thermodesulfobacteriota bacterium nucleotide sequence AGATACGCGCCCTTGTGACGGGCAAGATAGACGAGGTCGGCGCCGAGGGCATGGGCGACATGGGCAGGGTAATGAAGGTGGTTATGCCCGAGATAAAAGGCAGGTCCGACGGAGGCACGGTAAAAGATATAGTAAAGGACCTCCTCGGAGGCTGAAACCTCCATCCGCCCCCCGACATAAGTCGGGGTTTTTTGTTTTTAAGATTAGTAGTTCATACCCGGAGAGTTCATGAAGATAGAAGATATATATCAGAAGGCAGTCCAAAGGGGGATGGAGCTCGACCCCCGTGGCGCCGGCGAGGTCAAAGAGGCGCTCGGCCGGGCCAGGAAGGAGTTCGACGACCTGAAGGAGAAGGACAGGGAGTTCTTCGACAAGGAGCGTCTCACCAACCCCTACTCGGACACCCGGATACTCTACGGCGATCCCAAGAAGAAGGTCAAGAGGGCGCTCGTGGGAATCGACATGGAGGTAGGCGAGGTCCTTCTGGCCGACAGGCTGAACGGGGGCAGCGGCCCCGGCCCCGGCCCGATAGACTTGATAATCGCCCACCACCCGGAGGGCCGCGCCATGGCCGCCCTCTACGCGGTGATGGACATGCAGTCCGGGATACTCCTTAAGTACGGCGTCCCGATAAACGTGGCCGAGGACATAATGGCCGAGCGCATAGCCGAGGTCGAGAGGAGGCTCATGCCGGTCAACCACACGCGCGCGGTGGATGCCGCGAAACTCCTCGACATACCCTTTATGTGCGTCCACACCCCTTCGGACAACGCCGTGGCCGACTACCTTCAAAAGATTTTCGACGATAAAACGCCGCGCAGCCTCGACGATATAATCGATATCCTGCGCGCCATACCGGAGTACGCCGGCGCACTTGCCTCCGGCACCGGGCCCAA carries:
- a CDS encoding NGG1p interacting factor NIF3 — translated: MKIEDIYQKAVQRGMELDPRGAGEVKEALGRARKEFDDLKEKDREFFDKERLTNPYSDTRILYGDPKKKVKRALVGIDMEVGEVLLADRLNGGSGPGPGPIDLIIAHHPEGRAMAALYAVMDMQSGILLKYGVPINVAEDIMAERIAEVERRLMPVNHTRAVDAAKLLDIPFMCVHTPSDNAVADYLQKIFDDKTPRSLDDIIDILRAIPEYAGALASGTGPKLVVGSGKSSAGKVFVDMTGGTGGSKKAYEKLSQAGVGTVVGMHIGEDHRKEAKKHHVNVVIAGHISSDNLGVNLLLDDILDGVEVVECSGFRRISRK